From the genome of Candidatus Buchananbacteria bacterium, one region includes:
- a CDS encoding class I SAM-dependent methyltransferase — translation MVSESNKKVEKSKEKKGIYNPKNSVNDLTGSEWTFATKSVINKPFPVNMQHKLRSQHGGQKPPELCADLIKTFTKKGQTVLDPLAGVGGTLLGASLCQRKAKGIEINSKWKKIYEKVCKLENLPVQEMIVGDAKKELSKIKNESIDFILTDVPYWNMDKLAKTRSKNARSSKLSKFNKESDQSKEEWLEDMGLIFEKCLGPLKDKGYMAVFIGDIYREKQYHILSAELANKISELGFILKANLIWQDNSKSLHVYGYPHAFIPSMIHQNILIFRKEPS, via the coding sequence ATGGTAAGCGAGAGTAATAAAAAAGTAGAAAAAAGTAAAGAGAAAAAGGGTATTTATAACCCTAAAAATAGTGTTAATGATTTAACTGGTTCTGAGTGGACCTTTGCTACAAAATCAGTCATCAATAAACCTTTCCCGGTAAACATGCAGCATAAATTAAGATCACAGCATGGTGGACAAAAACCACCTGAGCTTTGTGCCGACTTGATTAAGACTTTTACCAAGAAGGGTCAGACTGTATTGGACCCTCTTGCTGGAGTAGGTGGTACTCTCTTGGGGGCATCTCTTTGTCAAAGAAAGGCTAAAGGAATTGAGATAAATTCTAAATGGAAAAAAATATACGAAAAAGTTTGTAAGTTAGAAAATTTACCAGTTCAAGAAATGATTGTAGGCGATGCAAAAAAGGAGCTGTCTAAGATCAAAAATGAAAGTATAGATTTTATTTTAACAGACGTGCCATACTGGAATATGGATAAACTTGCTAAAACTAGAAGTAAAAATGCAAGAAGTTCAAAATTATCAAAGTTTAATAAAGAGTCAGATCAATCCAAGGAAGAGTGGCTAGAGGATATGGGCTTAATATTTGAGAAATGTTTAGGGCCCCTAAAAGATAAAGGTTATATGGCCGTTTTTATAGGTGATATATATAGAGAGAAACAGTACCATATTTTATCAGCTGAACTAGCAAATAAAATTTCGGAATTAGGTTTTATCTTGAAAGCAAATTTAATTTGGCAAGATAATAGTAAATCATTACATGTATATGGTTATCCGCATGCATTTATACCGTCCATGATTCATCAAAATATTTTAATATTTCGTAAAGAACCAAGTTAG
- a CDS encoding DNA adenine methylase translates to MKYIGNKNRLLNFIDSVIQKEKVPKKGTFIDIFTGTTNVAQFYKKKGYKIISNDFMTYSYAFQKTYIENNSYPDFNKLLKELGIKPVKKLLATKDGSLEAVIDYLNGLDGSEGYFFENYAPGGKHGRRFFSDENAKRVDSIRDTIDVWHKKKLLQDSEYYILLSSLIDATDFVANMSGTYGAYLKIWRSMALKKLTLKVPNLIESKLNHKVYQEDSNLLIRKIKGDILYIDPPYNSRQYAPNFHVLESLAVWDKASLRGKTGLRPYDHQKSRYSQKNNCEEALADLIENSDVNYILMSYNNEGIIPEDFIKKVLRSRGAVKVYKYDYKRFRTERDHEKRKYKVPDDKVTEYIYFVKVK, encoded by the coding sequence ATGAAGTATATAGGTAATAAAAATAGATTACTTAATTTTATCGATAGTGTTATTCAGAAAGAAAAGGTCCCTAAAAAAGGAACCTTTATTGATATATTTACAGGTACTACTAATGTGGCTCAGTTTTATAAAAAAAAGGGATATAAAATCATAAGTAATGATTTTATGACCTACTCTTATGCTTTTCAAAAAACTTACATAGAAAATAATTCATACCCAGATTTTAATAAGCTACTAAAAGAGTTAGGTATAAAGCCTGTGAAAAAATTATTAGCCACTAAAGATGGATCTTTGGAGGCCGTTATTGATTATCTTAATGGTTTGGATGGTAGTGAGGGATATTTTTTTGAAAACTATGCACCTGGTGGTAAACACGGCAGACGTTTTTTTTCTGACGAAAATGCTAAAAGAGTTGACAGTATTCGTGATACTATTGATGTTTGGCATAAAAAAAAGTTATTACAAGATTCTGAATATTACATATTGCTTTCTTCTCTAATTGATGCAACTGATTTTGTTGCCAATATGTCCGGGACGTATGGAGCTTACTTAAAGATTTGGAGATCAATGGCCCTTAAGAAGCTCACATTAAAAGTGCCAAATTTAATAGAAAGTAAACTTAATCATAAAGTATATCAAGAAGATTCAAATCTTTTAATAAGAAAAATTAAAGGTGACATATTATATATTGATCCGCCTTATAATTCTAGACAATATGCTCCTAATTTCCATGTTTTAGAAAGCTTGGCAGTTTGGGATAAAGCATCATTACGAGGTAAGACAGGGTTGAGACCATATGATCATCAAAAATCAAGATATTCTCAGAAAAATAACTGTGAAGAAGCTTTAGCGGATCTTATTGAGAATTCTGATGTTAACTATATTTTAATGAGCTACAATAATGAGGGTATTATTCCGGAAGATTTTATTAAAAAAGTTTTAAGAAGTCGAGGTGCTGTTAAGGTATATAAGTATGACTATAAAAGATTCAGAACAGAAAGAGACCATGAAAAAAGAAAGTATAAAGTCCCAGATGATAAGGTTACAGAATATATATATTTTGTTAAAGTGAAATAG
- a CDS encoding histidine phosphatase family protein: MIKITYFVHGTTTDNENDIATGWEAGELSELGIQQSKDLTAQIGNQQFDAVFCSDLKRAVDSARLTFGDDYQIITDERLRECNYGDFNGKPDSFKSDPKQFIEQAFPNGESYTDVETRVKNFLDFLKKDYDGKHIAIVAHQAPQLALEVLLGGKTWPQAIDQDWRHTKTWQPGWKYVLKY; encoded by the coding sequence ATGATTAAAATCACATACTTCGTTCATGGGACGACAACCGATAACGAAAACGACATTGCGACTGGCTGGGAAGCAGGGGAGTTGTCCGAGCTTGGAATCCAACAATCAAAAGATTTAACCGCACAAATTGGCAACCAGCAATTTGATGCGGTTTTTTGTTCCGACCTTAAACGCGCGGTTGATTCCGCCCGCCTCACTTTTGGCGACGATTATCAAATCATTACTGACGAACGTTTGCGCGAATGTAACTACGGTGACTTCAACGGCAAACCGGATTCATTTAAATCAGACCCAAAACAATTTATCGAACAAGCTTTCCCAAACGGCGAAAGTTACACCGATGTTGAAACGCGTGTTAAAAATTTCCTCGACTTTCTCAAAAAAGATTACGATGGTAAACACATTGCGATTGTCGCTCACCAAGCGCCGCAACTCGCGCTCGAAGTTTTACTCGGCGGTAAAACTTGGCCGCAGGCAATCGACCAGGACTGGCGTCATACTAAAACTTGGCAACCCGGCTGGAAATATGTTTTAAAGTATTGA
- a CDS encoding class I SAM-dependent methyltransferase: protein MIRKFWNRKHEGYRKEHNWAKEKPIFAELCAKNYFPKTGKLLEIGCGQGRDAAFFAGLGYTVTATDISDQAIKYAKELSDKVKFIQLDTAEGLPFEDASFDVVYSYLALHYFDHETTKAIFTEIHRVLKPGGIFATVTNTVDDPEYHEPGWIKLEDNFYRAPDGLTKRYFSLEYMQGLTAGLFETVLLDNQGESYQNGAQTLIQFVGKKLK, encoded by the coding sequence ATGATTAGAAAATTTTGGAATCGTAAACACGAAGGCTATCGCAAAGAACATAACTGGGCTAAAGAAAAACCAATCTTTGCCGAATTGTGCGCCAAAAACTATTTCCCAAAAACCGGCAAACTACTTGAAATCGGCTGCGGACAGGGCAGAGACGCCGCCTTTTTTGCGGGCCTGGGCTATACTGTTACGGCAACAGACATTTCCGACCAAGCAATCAAATACGCCAAAGAGCTTTCCGATAAAGTTAAGTTCATCCAACTAGACACCGCCGAAGGCCTGCCGTTTGAAGACGCCAGTTTTGATGTTGTCTATTCTTATCTTGCACTTCATTATTTTGACCACGAAACTACCAAAGCTATTTTTACGGAAATTCATCGCGTCCTAAAACCGGGCGGCATTTTTGCTACCGTCACCAACACCGTTGATGATCCGGAATACCACGAACCGGGCTGGATCAAACTGGAAGATAACTTCTACCGCGCTCCCGACGGCTTAACCAAGCGTTACTTTTCGCTAGAGTATATGCAAGGGTTGACTGCCGGCCTGTTTGAAACGGTACTGCTTGATAACCAAGGCGAAAGTTACCAAAACGGTGCCCAAACCCTCATTCAATTTGTCGGTAAAAAACTAAAATAA
- a CDS encoding DUF1801 domain-containing protein yields MKGKPTKTIDAYIKTFPKNVQATLKKLKSEIKLIAPKAEETINYGIPTFKLNGNLVHFAAYKTHIGFYPGSFAIKKFAADLAKYEVAKGTVRFPLDKPLPLSLIKKIVRFRVSQNTKKHNS; encoded by the coding sequence ATGAAAGGCAAACCAACCAAAACGATTGACGCGTATATCAAAACTTTTCCAAAAAATGTTCAAGCAACTTTAAAAAAACTCAAAAGTGAAATTAAACTTATCGCGCCAAAAGCCGAAGAAACGATCAACTACGGCATTCCAACGTTTAAACTCAACGGCAATTTAGTCCATTTTGCCGCCTATAAAACTCATATCGGTTTTTACCCCGGCTCATTTGCGATTAAGAAGTTCGCCGCCGATCTGGCAAAATACGAGGTTGCCAAAGGCACAGTCCGTTTTCCGCTGGATAAACCACTGCCGCTTAGCCTAATCAAAAAAATTGTCAGGTTCAGGGTAAGTCAAAATACTAAAAAGCATAATTCTTAA